The proteins below are encoded in one region of Fibrella aestuarina BUZ 2:
- a CDS encoding DUF2911 domain-containing protein yields MKQTALLLGFLLITLTGATAQTFRGLDKSPMDMAYYPDDYAHDRKFAPAKIGSDKAMVRVTYSRPAKNGREVFGKMVPYGKVWRAGANEAPEIKFYRDVTIGGKKIPAGNYALLLLPTETEWTIILSSDLDQWGAYSYNPALDVARVNVPVQKSDTVIENFSIQFAKKDASTATMYMGWDTAMVAVPIGL; encoded by the coding sequence ATGAAACAGACGGCTTTACTGCTCGGCTTCTTGCTGATTACCCTAACGGGGGCCACCGCCCAGACCTTCCGGGGCCTCGACAAATCACCGATGGACATGGCCTATTACCCCGACGACTATGCCCACGACCGCAAGTTTGCCCCCGCCAAGATCGGCTCCGACAAAGCCATGGTGCGGGTAACGTACAGCCGCCCCGCCAAAAATGGCCGCGAGGTATTCGGCAAAATGGTCCCCTACGGCAAGGTGTGGCGGGCCGGGGCCAACGAAGCGCCCGAAATCAAATTCTACCGGGACGTCACGATCGGCGGCAAGAAAATCCCGGCGGGTAACTATGCCCTGCTGCTGCTCCCCACCGAAACCGAGTGGACAATCATCCTCAGCTCCGATCTGGATCAGTGGGGCGCCTACAGCTACAACCCGGCGCTCGATGTGGCCCGCGTGAACGTACCTGTGCAGAAATCCGACACGGTCATCGAAAACTTCTCGATCCAGTTCGCGAAGAAAGACGCCTCGACGGCCACCATGTACATGGGCTGGGATACCGCTATGGTCGCCGTACCTATTGGCCTGTAA